The sequence below is a genomic window from Dictyostelium discoideum AX4 chromosome 5 chromosome, whole genome shotgun sequence.
aatatacaCCCATACATATATTACAGAGCTGAAATTGAATCCCACTCAACCATGAAATcataaatagaaataataataaaaaaaaatataggaataaaaaaaaaataaaaaaaataaaaaaaaaaagaaaaaactaaaaaatataaattgtaaaaaaaaaaaaatacatatatatacatatacatttattttaaattattattataatttttttttttttaattatttatttataattaattatcatTACTCCAAATTTTCCAAGTTTTATCAAATGaagttgataaaatttttgaatttgttaaatCAATAGAAGTAACTTTTGATGAATGACCTTCAAATGTTGCTAATGGACTCCATGTATTTGGTGAccaagttttaattttaccatcAAATGAACATGTTGCTAAATAATTTACACAACCAGGActactgttgttgttgttattattagtttGAGTAGATTGCTTTTGAAATTTAACACATGATACGATTGAATTATGAGCTAAAATTTGACAAGATTGTTCTTTCTTACGAATATCCCAAATGACTACAGTGTTGTCTTCAGAGGAAGAAGCCAATTGATAACCATTTGGTGACCAATCGACAGAGATCACTTGTTTAGAGTGACCTTGGAAATAGAGGATTGGACGACCACTTCTTAAATCCCAAATTCTAACCAATCCATCTTGAGAGCCTGTTGCAAGTAATGAACCATCCGATTGAATTGAAATACCCATCACTCCATCACTATGTCCCTCTTGATCCAATAAACATTTACCACCACTCTCCAAATCCCACAATCTCCAACTTTTATCATTACTACTTGTAGTTATATATCTACCACATGGATGAAATGAACATCTATTTACAACATCACTATGACCttctaatgataatattggtTGTGTCTCAATACTAACAGTCGCATcattatcttcttcttcattatcattgttattattattattattattattatcattatttaataaaggcCATAACTTACAAGTTGAATCAGCAGAAGTTGTGGCAATATTAACTAAATTCTTTGTATGATTACCATCTATACCTGACAATGGATGATACGCAATACAACTTACTCTTTGTGAATGACCTGCTAGaatttgtttcttttgaCCTGAAACACTCCAAACCTTTGAAACACCACTCCATGATCCAATTGCAACATTTTTACCATCAGGTGAAAATACACCCATACTCAATGGTCTGTCATCACCAATTTGACTAACTgatgaataataattctttaattccTTAACTGTATATTCCATATCTTTTTCAAACtctgttttaatttttaccatcatatttaaatcatcaccatcgtcaccatcgtcatcatcatcatcatcctcctCCTCATCTATATtcatattatcattttcaagtTGTTGATGTAAtcgtaattttttttgaattcttttttgttgtttttcttcaaattgattttttaaattatcattttctttttgtattgataattcaatttctctttgtttttttaaatgtaataATCTTTGTTGTGATTTctttaatgaataaattgaTATATTAATCCTAGCGGTTTTTAATTCCTCTGTGCCCTCTGTAAGGAAATTCTCTTCATCACTACCTTCTAACTGTTCTTGCtcttcttgttcttttttatttgaaattaataatggtgtGCCATCTATAATATTTCTTTCAATTAATATCTCTCTTAATCTCGATCTTCTATGTTCTGGCTTTTcaccaaataatataattggtTCTAATAATTCTcgaagttttaattttactaaattatcaattgttgGTACTATAACTTGTTTTgctcttttctttctttcatATTCATCCAAAACTTTTTGATGTTGTTCTTGTGATCTTTTTGTGTgttttgaaaatggtaaaaattCTGCTTGGTTCtcttcatcaccaccaccactactaccaatACTGTTAATactatcttttttttgtttcaaattttcttttttaattgctccaaaataaattcttttattatccatatttatattattatttttttaattttatttttaaagaaaatttttagaacatacaaactaaaaaaaaaaaaaaaaaatgaaaaaagaaaaaaaaaaaaaaaaaagataaaaaatgatttttcattGAACAATTTGACAGAATgggaaattttaaaaaaaaaaattaataaaaaaaattgactagtaaaaaaataattaaataactaaataaataaataattaaataaataattaaataaataattaaaataataaatttaaaaaaaaaaaaattttgaaaaaattttgaaaaatgtttaatttttaataaagaaataaatgtttatatttataaaaatatttatttattttatttaatttttttttattcattgattttttttttttttttttttatttttattttattttatttaatttttttttattctttgattttttttttttttacctttttacttttttttttttttttttttttttttagttttttaaatttttttttcagcgATCATACACAgtgtatataataatatattatattatacaTAGGGAATAATCCcgaaaaataaagaaaattaaaaaaaaataaaaaataaaaaataaaataaaataaaaagtaaaaaaaaaaataaacgaaaaaaaaaaaaaaaaaaaaaaaaaaaaaattacgaaaaattgttttttttatttctttttttaaaaactataattatcatcatttgtaCATACTAAAttccttttaaaatttttttttttttttttttttattattattatcattagctcaacaaaaataaaaaaaaaaaataaaaaataaaaaataaaaaaattaaaaaataaaaaaaataaaaaacaaaaaataaaaaataaaaaaataaaaaagtaaaaaataaaaaaaataaaaaaaaaaggataaaaataaaaaatgcaACAACAATCAGAAATCTCAAAACAAGTCTTTATATCTCCAGATTTATCAGATAActataacaataacaatagcaatatcaataccaataacaacaattCCATTAATGATTATGAAAACCAAAATAATGGCTTAGTGGTACCacaatcaaatcaaaatcaacaatacCAAGATGACCAAAATGATTCTTTTGATGATGACTCAATGGATGAAGGTGaagaaaaaagtaatttaattattgatgaaTCACAacaaaattctttaaataataacaataataatagtgaaaataataatattaataatagtgaaaataacaatattaataatagtgaaaataatattcataataataataataataataataataataataataataataataataataataataataataataataataataataataataataataataataataataataataataatactataaataataataataataataataatataaataataatataaataataataataataattacaataataataatattaataataataataatattaataataataataataataataatgaaaataataataataatgaaaataataataataataatgagaataataataaatttattggtTCACCAATGGGTGAGccacaaattaataataataataataataataataataataataataataataataataataataataataataataataataaaaataataataataataataataataacaataataataataataatagaaaatttGATGATcaacaaattattaaagatcTTGAGAATCGTTTAAAAGAAGCAAAAAAAACTAATCAATTACTTGATGAAAAATGTAAtcaacttaaaaaaaatataaccGAGAAGAATCATTTACTTTCAAGGTATATAAATACATTAAATAGTTCagttttacaaaaaaaaacactaaATAGAAATCGTTCAAGATCAAGATCACGTTCAAATTCAAGATCACATTCTAGATCACGTTCAAGATCACGTTCATTATCTTCTATTTCTCGTTCAAGATCACGTTCAAGATTAATCTATTCACGTTCACCATCTCAATCaccacaaaaaaataataataataataacaatactaataaatcaaacagtaacaacaataataatcactttaataataacaataataataacaataataataacaataataataacaataataataacaataataataacaataataataaaagaaagtCAGAAGATGATAATCAAGATGATGGTAAAAAGAAACATAGAAAAAATGCAATTTGGACCCAAGAGGAGGACGAGAAGATGGCTCaactttataataaatatggaAAAAGTTGGAAAGCAATTCATAGTCATTTCGATGATAAAACTAGAGAACAAGTTCAAAGTCATggtcaatatttaattagaATCGGAAAATTAGAAGATATTCATCGTGATGGtagaaaagaaagaagaaaGGGTAAACAAGCATTACAAGAaagacaacaacaattagaacaacaaaatcaacaaaataataataataacaattacaataataatattaataataatagtaattataataataataataataatattaataatagtattaataataataatagtaatcaaAATAACTATAGtgacaataatagtaataataataataactatggtgataataatattacacataataactataatgataatagtttaaattcCAGTAATTATGTTAATAACGATAACTAGTTATTTGTTGGCTGGTTgttaaaaagataataaaataaaaagaaacaaaaaaaaaaaaaaaaaaaaaaagaaaaaaaaagaaaaaaaaaagaaaaaaaaaaaataaaaaaaaaagaaaagaaaaaaaaaaaaactggaaaatattaataaataaatttgtatataatataatatatataattagcCAAATTGTAATtaggttttttaaaattgattctttttctttttaatcaCTAATATTTtcactgaaaaaaaaaaaaaaaaaaaaaatcccaaAATAATTGAGtattgaaataaattaaattattcaaatttgggtaaaaaaaaaaaaaaaaaaaattaccgataaatggaaaaaaaaaatgaaaaaaaaaaaatattgggcataaaaagttttttttttttttttttttttaattttgttttcaactatttatttaaaaatcacAGATTgtcattttaataatagtagtagtaataataataatagtaataatattattttaacaaTAAACAAATATGTCAAATAAAAGACATTTATTTAAGAATGCATTCACAGTATCGAGTCAATCAGTAATGAGAGGTAGTgatgttaaaaaattaaaacaaagaGTAATGGATAAATATAAAGGTGTTACAAGTGAACAaatagatttattaataaacaagAAAAAAGATGTTGGTATGgtaaaattaccaaataaaattcaattaatatcaCATCAAAATGATCCAATATTTTTCGAAATTAATGATACAATTTATCCAACTGgtatgttgtttttttttttttttttttttttttttctccttttagaacctttttttttaattggtttacaTTAGTTCTTAACATCATACTAATTTAtcttgctattattattattattattattattattattattattattattattattattattattattattattattattattattattattattcccaAATTACATTAGTttatacattttttaaaataccaaCATTTTTACCagtaatttatatatatccACAAGTATATCAATATATTGAAGGTGGAGCAGATTTAATGTTTCAAggtataataaataaagaagatGTTCCAAAGACTCAAGGATCATTGGTTTCAATTTGTTTGAGAGGTAGTAATTTTCCAATTGCATATGGTGAAACAATACAAGATTTAACTATCATCAATACAACCAATGTACCAACAACACCAGACACTCCAATTGAATATAAAGGTAAAGCAATATCAAtcattcattatttaaatgataaattatggGAATATGGAACGAAAAAATTAcctgaaaattttaaatcaaaagaacTCGAACAACaaactgatgatgatgatgatgatgctgctgacaacaacaacaacaacaacaacaacaacaacaacaacaacaacaacaacaacaacaacaacaacaacaacaacaacaacaacaatgatgatgatgatgatgatggtagtGATAGTACTGATGATGGtagtgatgataatgaaaatggagaaaataataaaaaggaGAATATAGAAGTTAAGGATAgaacaaataaaacaacaacaacaacaacaacaacaacaaccactacaCAATCATCAaacattgaaaatgatatagataatttaaagattaaagataatgataatgaaaaagaaaatactACTAAAACTACATCAACAACTATAGTTACAAAAGAAGAAATGgatgaaatattattaattagttttttagGAGCAATAAAAAAGGGTATTGCAGATTCAGAATTACCAATGGTATTAAAAACAGTATTTACAAAGTATATGCTTTATTATCAACCAAAGGATAGAGCAGAGATTAATATAAAGAAAAGTTCATATAAAAAGGTATCAATTTTCTTAAAGGAGATGCAAAAACAAGGttttat
It includes:
- the prpf4 gene encoding U4/U6 small nuclear ribonucleoprotein, translated to MDNKRIYFGAIKKENLKQKKDSINSIGSSGGGDEENQAEFLPFSKHTKRSQEQHQKVLDEYERKKRAKQVIVPTIDNLVKLKLRELLEPIILFGEKPEHRRSRLREILIERNIIDGTPLLISNKKEQEEQEQLEGSDEENFLTEGTEELKTARINISIYSLKKSQQRLLHLKKQREIELSIQKENDNLKNQFEEKQQKRIQKKLRLHQQLENDNMNIDEEEDDDDDDDGDDGDDLNMMVKIKTEFEKDMEYTVKELKNYYSSVSQIGDDRPLSMGVFSPDGKNVAIGSWSGVSKVWSVSGQKKQILAGHSQRVSCIAYHPLSGIDGNHTKNLVNIATTSADSTCKLWPLLNNDNNNNNNNNNDNEEEDNDATVSIETQPILSLEGHSDVVNRCSFHPCGRYITTSSNDKSWRLWDLESGGKCLLDQEGHSDGVMGISIQSDGSLLATGSQDGLVRIWDLRSGRPILYFQGHSKQVISVDWSPNGYQLASSSEDNTVVIWDIRKKEQSCQILAHNSIVSCVKFQKQSTQTNNNNNNSSPGCVNYLATCSFDGKIKTWSPNTWSPLATFEGHSSKVTSIDLTNSKILSTSFDKTWKIWSNDN
- the mybD gene encoding myb domain-containing protein, which produces MQQQSEISKQVFISPDLSDNYNNNNSNINTNNNNSINDYENQNNGLVVPQSNQNQQYQDDQNDSFDDDSMDEGEEKSNLIIDESQQNSLNNNNNNSENNNINNSENNNINNSENNIHNNNNNNNNNNNNNNNNNNNNNNNNNNNNNNNNNNNNNTINNNNNNNNINNNINNNNNNYNNNNINNNNNINNNNNNNNENNNNNENNNNNNENNNKFIGSPMGEPQINNNNNNNNNNNNNNNNNNNNNNNNKNNNNNNNNNNNNNNNRKFDDQQIIKDLENRLKEAKKTNQLLDEKCNQLKKNITEKNHLLSRYINTLNSSVLQKKTLNRNRSRSRSRSNSRSHSRSRSRSRSLSSISRSRSRSRLIYSRSPSQSPQKNNNNNNNTNKSNSNNNNNHFNNNNNNNNNNNNNNNNNNNNNNNNNNKRKSEDDNQDDGKKKHRKNAIWTQEEDEKMAQLYNKYGKSWKAIHSHFDDKTREQVQSHGQYLIRIGKLEDIHRDGRKERRKGKQALQERQQQLEQQNQQNNNNNNYNNNINNNSNYNNNNNNINNSINNNNSNQNNYSDNNSNNNNNYGDNNITHNNYNDNSLNSSNYVNNDN